The Anopheles coluzzii chromosome 2, AcolN3, whole genome shotgun sequence genome window below encodes:
- the LOC120952122 gene encoding GATOR complex protein Iml1 isoform X6 codes for MMQKLFKLVTHQKTFSTEDLVLNPKEHPDLKLNDIVEIYLPEDEGCRLLLQVTCLNKDFNSRETISVEVNVATTFNLKAYNDVYMRVVDPADVALDSVEITFKDQYIGRSEMWRLKTRLTNTCVYLNKKIESCEGCIRCQVYEMWSQGERVACGVINEDTKVVFRSNTSMVYLFLQMSSEMWDFDIYGDLYFEKAVNGFLADLYKKWQKLGSNHEVTIVLFSRTFYSAKSLDEFPPHMRDCLQIDYRGRFYEDFYRVAIQNERCDDWSTTLVQLRRLFTGYRDVVLKYHERADLPAGVRIPPATNSTAAQGNFLEVLNISLNVFEKHYLDRSFDRTGQLSVVITPGVGVFEVDRELTNITKQRIIDNGVGSDLVCVGEQPLHAVPLLKFHNKDTLTSIDDYSMPHWINLSFYSTNKKLPYSTFIPRIKPPPAIGGSTEPQQARPPGTGRLRLSKQAADKKNEYIHNCLFDYDAYDDQIFQLPAVHGTSSLQRIARTKKTSVPSLDGFGTYARACEWEQDTLSPSRLRRKMSDPDIHHASNSLLNVSVASRSSSPNTSDILGMPKPTAITSPIMEGRTGAFGSSSGPVVRTGRALINPFDPSHVTIKLTSNRRRWTHIFPKGPQGVLIQQHHYQAVPAANPTPSYFVDLDSSSEYAHTSTCTWGRARQGSTASFDSRLNEDDLKWISENGCNRKKSVLHSPAGPHVPVTPSKSLTLLWGATGEQEWTPALTTVGRVIIGVDWKSLTMPACLPITTDYFPDKRSLHNDYVVSDYTLLPEDFNADYAQNRAVYKKPLSTDEVFKELVSQRLAQGFQLIVLPDKSVTNPPHAPCCGGHLQTPSYFSSASSVLRRQPPQEATKEYLLSIGRIFHRITLSGSAITVTRYRPRHPYPPINVDYRYRFHAPQHDTYEVSGVHFTTEKLENFNWNYMDQYICTRGDTDYPLHENMKYWRYRMYLLPKDDPAMKKILDGTVRRCDIYHEDSPFPPERQICNDFVRFVEAHLNKIKKLQPAKKARGCPHQTHLTRRRHSTSILSRPPPNQVTAPQPFRDRVFSNRLPEKSRFSILTRTGSKVLDKSGSAVQAPSPVGTGAIGTGTATSNGTTYATGNGPATPNTPGIPSPMMMNVSSVGGRTTVDGIPLSTLNTAGTEQGLLEDGDDFGGEGGKLKPTATLQEIFDALRHPAHGVGFLAPAQSMPSCTFVSYDAINWLQNRIEGPCKPVEILEEMRRNRLICHASGDFNKPVLPGFCLYYIVRQDRDSPEYVPPLGDLAAFENEWMEVEIRHPDLTRPVDPHDRGVPTFLRESIARPDEDDDDGQLLYKQTHLEIDVGSKSDRTEWGHARYHQRMVPGHAYEIVVQWITASGPIVYDLIYGWCRKAQPCGFQLVTFPADPLAEPFTEKSDPLRGPIFVPLDIDCLKQHRSCLFQEFPKETWPTRLLLFQEAIVRRFGFMRCTVETKTGSNQVSLDHQYVHCSGNMFLQVPNPNVGGMRSTRQRLASGGSNFKKPIAFINRYSASYESQMVAAPSGHEPSYITRHVTGAKGSAKDEGGEVMRRTGFLWSWNHMIPNKKWKSLVIAQTDDLFQLKMLRDFKEFCANADQRLVSFWESCWELKEKASLERT; via the exons atgatgcaaaaactgtTCAAACTTGTGACGCACCAGAAAACTTTTAGCA CGGAAGATCTGGTGCTGAACCCGAAGGAACATCCCGATCTGAAGCTAAACGACATCGTCGAGATATACCTGCCGGAGGATGAGGGATGCCGGCTGCTCCTGCAGGTGACCTGCCTGAACAAAGACTTTAACTCGCGCGAAACGATCAGCGTGGAGGTGAATGTGGCCACCACGTTCAACCTGAAGGCGTACAACGATGTGTACATGCGCGTCGTTGATCCGGCCGACGTCGCCCTCGACTCGGTGGAGATCACGTTCAAGGACCAGTACATTGGCCGGTCGGAGATGTGGCGGCTGAAGACCCGGCTCACCAACACGTGCGTCTACCTCAACAAGAAAATCGAATCCTGCGAAGGATGCATCCGCTGCCAGGTGTACGAGATGTGGTCGCAGGGCGAACGGGTGGCCTGCGGGGTGATCAACGAGGACACCAAGGTGGTGTTCCGCAGCAACACCTCGATGGTGTATCTGTTTCTGCAGATGTCGTCCGAAATGTGGGACTTTGACATCTACGGCGATCTGTACTTCGAGAAGGCGGTCAACGGCTTCCTGGCCGATCTGTACAAGAAGTGGCAGAAGCTGGGCAGCAACCACGAGGTTACGATCGTGCTGTTCTCGCGCACCTTCTACAGCGCCAAAAGCCTGGACGAATTTCCACCGCACATGCGCGACTGTCTGCAGATCGACTATCGCGGTCGGTTCTATGAGGACTTTTATCGTGTCGCGATACAGAACGAGCGGTGCGACGATTGGAGCACCACGCTGGTGCAGTTGCGCCGGCTGTTTACCGGCTACCGGGACGTGGTGCTGAAGTACCACGAGCGGGCGGACCTCCCAGCCGGGGTGCGTATTCCACCGGCCACGAACTCGACCGCTGCGCAGGGCAACTTTCTGGAGGTGCTGAACATCTCGCTGAACGTGTTCGAGAAGCATTACCTCGACCGGAGCTTCGACCGTACCGGGCAGCTGTCGGTAGTGATCACGCCCGGCGTCGGTGTGTTCGAGGTCGACCGGGAGCTAACCAACATCACCAAGCAGCGCATCATCGACAACGGTGTCGGGAGCGATCTAGTGTGCGTCGGCGAGCAACCGCTCCATGCCGTGCCGCTGCTCAAATTCCACAACAAAGACACACTCACCTCGATCGATGACTACTCGATGCCGCACTGGATCAATCTGAGCTTCTACTCCACGAACAAGAAGCTACCGTACTCGACGTTCATACCGCGCATTAAACCACCGCCAGCGATCGGCGGCAGTACGGAACCGCAGCAGGCCCGCCCGCCCGGCACGGGCCGGTTGCGGCTGTCGAAGCAAGCGGCCGACAAGAAGAACGAGTACATACACAACTGTCTGTTCGATTACGACGCGTACGACGATCAGATATTTCAGCTGCCGGCCGTACACGGCACGAGCTCGCTGCAGCGCATCGCACGCACGAAGAAAACGTCCGTACCGAGCCTGGACGGGTTCGGGACGTATGCGCGCGCCTGCGAATGGGAGCAGGACACACTCAGCCCGTCCCGGCTGCGGCGAAAGATGTCCGATCCGGACATACACCATGCGTCGAACAGTTTGCTGAACGTGAGCGTTGCGTCGCGGAGCAGCTCACCAAACACGAGCGACATTCTGGGCATGCCGAAGCCGACCGCCATCACGTCACCCATCATGGAGGGTCGTACGggtgcgtttggttcatcgaGTGGCCCGGTAGTACGTACCGGGCGGGCGTTAATAAACCCGTTCGATCCGTCACACGTTACCATCAAGCTAACGTCGAATCGACGCCGCTGGACACACATTTTCCCAAAG GGCCCGCAAGGTGTTTTGATACAGCAGCATCACTATCAAGCCGTACCGGCAGCCAATCCAACGCCCAGCTACTTCGTGGATCTTGACTCGAGCAGCGAGTATGCGCACACGTCCACATGTACCTGGGGCCGGGCACGGCAGGGCAGTACCGCATCGTTCGACAGCCGGCTCAACGAGGACGATCTGAAGTGGATCAGTGAAAATGGAT GCAACCGGAAAAAGTCCGTCCTACACTCACCGGCCGGTCCGCACGTGCCTGTAACGCCCTCGAAAAGCCTTACCCTGCTATGGGGGGCCACCGGCGAACAGGAATGGACACCGGCCCTTACCACAG TTGGCAGAGTGATCATAG GTGTGGACTGGAAATCGCTAACCATGCCGGCCTGTTTGCCGATCACCACCGATTACTTCCCGGACAAGCGTTCGCTGCACAACGACTACGTCGTGTCGGACTACACGCTGCTGCCGGAAGATTTCAATGCGGATTACGCCCAAAACCGAGCCGTCTACAAGAAGCCACTCTCGACGGATGAGGTGTTTAAGGAGCTCGTCTCGCAACGGCTGGCACAG GGATTTCAACTGATCGTACTACCGGACAAGAGTGTCACCAATCCACCGCACGCACCGTGCTGCGGAGGGCACCTTCAGACCCCGTCCTACTTTTCAAGCGCTAGCAGCGTCCTGCGCCGTCAACCGCCGCAGGAAGCAACGAAGGAGTATCTGCTGTCGATCGGACGCATCTTCCATCGCATCACGCTTAGCGGTTCGGCCATCACGGTCACACGCTACCGGCCACG TCATCCCTATCCACCGATCAACGTTGACTATCGGTATCGCTTCCATGCACCGCAGCACGACACGTACGAGGTGAGCGGTGTGCACTTTACCACGGAGAAGCTGGAAAACTTTAACTGGAACTATATGGACCAGTACATTTGTACCCGCGGGGACACGGACTATCCGCTGCATGAG AACATGAAATACTGGCGCTACCGGATGTATCTCCTGCCGAAGGATGATCCAGCGATGAAGAAAATCCTCGACGGGACGGTGCGCCGCTGTGACATCTACCACGAGGACAGTCCCTTCCCGCCGGAGCGGCAGATCTGCAACGATTTTGTGCGCTTCGTCGAGGCGCATCTGAACAAGATTAAAAAGCTCCAGCCGGCCAAGAAAGCGCGG GGTTGTCCGCATCAAACGCACCTTACCAGACGACGCCACAGTACCAGCATCCTGTCGAGGCCACCACCAAATCAG GTAACGGCGCCCCAACCGTTCCGCGATCGTGTCTTCAGCAACCGTCTACCGGAGAAGTCAAGGTTCAG CATTCTCACGCGAACCGGCTCCAAGGTGCTGGACAAAAGTGGCAGTGCTGTGCAGGCTCCTTCGCCCGTCGGTACGGGTGCGATCGGTACCGGCACGGCCACCAGCAATGGCACAACATACGCCACGGGCAATGGTCCTGCCACGCCCAACACACCCGGCATCCCAtcgccgatgatgatgaacgtCAGCTCGGTCGGTGGACGAACGACGGTGGATGGTATTCCGCTGTCCACGCTTAATACGGCCGGCACCGAGCAGGGTCTGCTCGAGGATGGTGATGATTTTGGCGGCGAGGGAGGCAAGCTGAAGCCGACCGCCACGCTGCAAGAAATCTTTGACGCGCTGCGCCACCCGGCACACGGCGTGGGGTTCCTGGCGCCGGCCCAGAGCATGCCGTCGTGCACGTTCGTGTCGTACGATGCGATCAACTGGCTGCAGAATCGCATCGAGGGTCCGTGCAAGCCGGTGGAGATACTGGAAGAAATGAGACG CAATCGTTTGATCTGTCACGCGTCTGGCGACTTTAACAAACCGGTCCTGCCCGGCTTCTGTCTGTACTACATCGTCCGGCAGGATAGGGATTCGCCCGAGTACGTACCGCCGCTCGGCGATCTGGCCGCGTTCGAGAACGAGTGGATGGAGGTGGAGATCCGCCATCCCGATCTGACGCGCCCAGTCGATCCGCACGATCGCGGTGTGCCGACGTTTCTGCGCGAATCGATCGCCCGAccggacgaggacgacgatgacggGCAGCTGCTGTACAAGCAGACGCATCTCGAGATCGACGTCGGCTCCAAGTCGGACCGAACCGAGTGGGGCCATGCCCGCTACCATCAGCGCATGGTGCCGGGGCACGCGTACGAGATCGTCGTCCAGTGGATTACCGCCTCCGGGCCGATCGTGTACGATCTCATCTACGGCTGGTGCCGGAAGGCGCAACCGTGCGGCTTCCAGCTCGTCACCTTTCCGGCGGATCCGCTGGCGGAACCGTTCACGGAAAAGTCGGACCCACTGCGCGGCCCCATCTTTGTGCCGCTCGACATCGACTGTCTGAAGCAGCATCGGAGCTGCCTGTTCCAGGAGTTCCCGAAGGAGACGTGGCCGACACGGTTGCTACTCTTCCAGGAAGCGATCGTACGGCGGTTCGGGTTTATGCGCTGCACGGTGGAAACGAAGACGGGCTCGAATCAGGTATCGCTCGACCATCAGTACGTGCACTGTAGTGGGAACATGTTCCTGCAGGTGCCGAACCCGAACGTGGGTGGGATGCGGTCCACCCGCCAGCGGCTCGCGTCCGGTGGGAGCAACTTTAAGAAACCGATCGCCTTCATCAACCGCTACTCGGCGTCGTACGAATCGCAGATGGTGGCGGCACCGTCCGGGCACGAACCGTCCTACATTACGCGGCACGTGACGGGCGCGAAGGGCAGTGCGAAGGACGAGGGCGGTGAGGTGATGCGGCGGACCGGGTTCCTGTGGTCCTGGAACCACATGATACCGAACAAGAAGTGGAAATCGCTCGTCATCGCCCAGACGGACGATCTGTTTCAGCTGAAGATGTTGCGCGACTTTAAGGAGTTTTGTGCGAACGCGGACCAGCGGCTGGTCAGCTTCTGGGAGTCGTGCTGGGAGCTGAAGGAGAAAGCGTCACTCGAACGTACCTGA
- the LOC120952122 gene encoding GATOR complex protein Iml1 isoform X7, translating into MMQKLFKLVTHQKTFSTEDLVLNPKEHPDLKLNDIVEIYLPEDEGCRLLLQVTCLNKDFNSRETISVEVNVATTFNLKAYNDVYMRVVDPADVALDSVEITFKDQYIGRSEMWRLKTRLTNTCVYLNKKIESCEGCIRCQVYEMWSQGERVACGVINEDTKVVFRSNTSMVYLFLQMSSEMWDFDIYGDLYFEKAVNGFLADLYKKWQKLGSNHEVTIVLFSRTFYSAKSLDEFPPHMRDCLQIDYRGRFYEDFYRVAIQNERCDDWSTTLVQLRRLFTGYRDVVLKYHERADLPAGVRIPPATNSTAAQGNFLEVLNISLNVFEKHYLDRSFDRTGQLSVVITPGVGVFEVDRELTNITKQRIIDNGVGSDLVCVGEQPLHAVPLLKFHNKDTLTSIDDYSMPHWINLSFYSTNKKLPYSTFIPRIKPPPAIGGSTEPQQARPPGTGRLRLSKQAADKKNEYIHNCLFDYDAYDDQIFQLPAVHGTSSLQRIARTKKTSVPSLDGFGTYARACEWEQDTLSPSRLRRKMSDPDIHHASNSLLNVSVASRSSSPNTSDILGMPKPTAITSPIMEGRTGAFGSSSGPVVRTGRALINPFDPSHVTIKLTSNRRRWTHIFPKGPQGVLIQQHHYQAVPAANPTPSYFVDLDSSSEYAHTSTCTWGRARQGSTASFDSRLNEDDLKWISENGCNRKKSVLHSPAGPHVPVTPSKSLTLLWGATGEQEWTPALTTVGRVIIGVDWKSLTMPACLPITTDYFPDKRSLHNDYVVSDYTLLPEDFNADYAQNRAVYKKPLSTDEVFKELVSQRLAQGFQLIVLPDKSVTNPPHAPCCGGHLQTPSYFSSASSVLRRQPPQEATKEYLLSIGRIFHRITLSGSAITVTRYRPRHPYPPINVDYRYRFHAPQHDTYEVSGVHFTTEKLENFNWNYMDQYICTRGDTDYPLHENMKYWRYRMYLLPKDDPAMKKILDGTVRRCDIYHEDSPFPPERQICNDFVRFVEAHLNKIKKLQPAKKARGCPHQTHLTRRRHSTSILSRPPPNQVTAPQPFRDRVFSNRLPEKSSILTRTGSKVLDKSGSAVQAPSPVGTGAIGTGTATSNGTTYATGNGPATPNTPGIPSPMMMNVSSVGGRTTVDGIPLSTLNTAGTEQGLLEDGDDFGGEGGKLKPTATLQEIFDALRHPAHGVGFLAPAQSMPSCTFVSYDAINWLQNRIEGPCKPVEILEEMRRNRLICHASGDFNKPVLPGFCLYYIVRQDRDSPEYVPPLGDLAAFENEWMEVEIRHPDLTRPVDPHDRGVPTFLRESIARPDEDDDDGQLLYKQTHLEIDVGSKSDRTEWGHARYHQRMVPGHAYEIVVQWITASGPIVYDLIYGWCRKAQPCGFQLVTFPADPLAEPFTEKSDPLRGPIFVPLDIDCLKQHRSCLFQEFPKETWPTRLLLFQEAIVRRFGFMRCTVETKTGSNQVSLDHQYVHCSGNMFLQVPNPNVGGMRSTRQRLASGGSNFKKPIAFINRYSASYESQMVAAPSGHEPSYITRHVTGAKGSAKDEGGEVMRRTGFLWSWNHMIPNKKWKSLVIAQTDDLFQLKMLRDFKEFCANADQRLVSFWESCWELKEKASLERT; encoded by the exons atgatgcaaaaactgtTCAAACTTGTGACGCACCAGAAAACTTTTAGCA CGGAAGATCTGGTGCTGAACCCGAAGGAACATCCCGATCTGAAGCTAAACGACATCGTCGAGATATACCTGCCGGAGGATGAGGGATGCCGGCTGCTCCTGCAGGTGACCTGCCTGAACAAAGACTTTAACTCGCGCGAAACGATCAGCGTGGAGGTGAATGTGGCCACCACGTTCAACCTGAAGGCGTACAACGATGTGTACATGCGCGTCGTTGATCCGGCCGACGTCGCCCTCGACTCGGTGGAGATCACGTTCAAGGACCAGTACATTGGCCGGTCGGAGATGTGGCGGCTGAAGACCCGGCTCACCAACACGTGCGTCTACCTCAACAAGAAAATCGAATCCTGCGAAGGATGCATCCGCTGCCAGGTGTACGAGATGTGGTCGCAGGGCGAACGGGTGGCCTGCGGGGTGATCAACGAGGACACCAAGGTGGTGTTCCGCAGCAACACCTCGATGGTGTATCTGTTTCTGCAGATGTCGTCCGAAATGTGGGACTTTGACATCTACGGCGATCTGTACTTCGAGAAGGCGGTCAACGGCTTCCTGGCCGATCTGTACAAGAAGTGGCAGAAGCTGGGCAGCAACCACGAGGTTACGATCGTGCTGTTCTCGCGCACCTTCTACAGCGCCAAAAGCCTGGACGAATTTCCACCGCACATGCGCGACTGTCTGCAGATCGACTATCGCGGTCGGTTCTATGAGGACTTTTATCGTGTCGCGATACAGAACGAGCGGTGCGACGATTGGAGCACCACGCTGGTGCAGTTGCGCCGGCTGTTTACCGGCTACCGGGACGTGGTGCTGAAGTACCACGAGCGGGCGGACCTCCCAGCCGGGGTGCGTATTCCACCGGCCACGAACTCGACCGCTGCGCAGGGCAACTTTCTGGAGGTGCTGAACATCTCGCTGAACGTGTTCGAGAAGCATTACCTCGACCGGAGCTTCGACCGTACCGGGCAGCTGTCGGTAGTGATCACGCCCGGCGTCGGTGTGTTCGAGGTCGACCGGGAGCTAACCAACATCACCAAGCAGCGCATCATCGACAACGGTGTCGGGAGCGATCTAGTGTGCGTCGGCGAGCAACCGCTCCATGCCGTGCCGCTGCTCAAATTCCACAACAAAGACACACTCACCTCGATCGATGACTACTCGATGCCGCACTGGATCAATCTGAGCTTCTACTCCACGAACAAGAAGCTACCGTACTCGACGTTCATACCGCGCATTAAACCACCGCCAGCGATCGGCGGCAGTACGGAACCGCAGCAGGCCCGCCCGCCCGGCACGGGCCGGTTGCGGCTGTCGAAGCAAGCGGCCGACAAGAAGAACGAGTACATACACAACTGTCTGTTCGATTACGACGCGTACGACGATCAGATATTTCAGCTGCCGGCCGTACACGGCACGAGCTCGCTGCAGCGCATCGCACGCACGAAGAAAACGTCCGTACCGAGCCTGGACGGGTTCGGGACGTATGCGCGCGCCTGCGAATGGGAGCAGGACACACTCAGCCCGTCCCGGCTGCGGCGAAAGATGTCCGATCCGGACATACACCATGCGTCGAACAGTTTGCTGAACGTGAGCGTTGCGTCGCGGAGCAGCTCACCAAACACGAGCGACATTCTGGGCATGCCGAAGCCGACCGCCATCACGTCACCCATCATGGAGGGTCGTACGggtgcgtttggttcatcgaGTGGCCCGGTAGTACGTACCGGGCGGGCGTTAATAAACCCGTTCGATCCGTCACACGTTACCATCAAGCTAACGTCGAATCGACGCCGCTGGACACACATTTTCCCAAAG GGCCCGCAAGGTGTTTTGATACAGCAGCATCACTATCAAGCCGTACCGGCAGCCAATCCAACGCCCAGCTACTTCGTGGATCTTGACTCGAGCAGCGAGTATGCGCACACGTCCACATGTACCTGGGGCCGGGCACGGCAGGGCAGTACCGCATCGTTCGACAGCCGGCTCAACGAGGACGATCTGAAGTGGATCAGTGAAAATGGAT GCAACCGGAAAAAGTCCGTCCTACACTCACCGGCCGGTCCGCACGTGCCTGTAACGCCCTCGAAAAGCCTTACCCTGCTATGGGGGGCCACCGGCGAACAGGAATGGACACCGGCCCTTACCACAG TTGGCAGAGTGATCATAG GTGTGGACTGGAAATCGCTAACCATGCCGGCCTGTTTGCCGATCACCACCGATTACTTCCCGGACAAGCGTTCGCTGCACAACGACTACGTCGTGTCGGACTACACGCTGCTGCCGGAAGATTTCAATGCGGATTACGCCCAAAACCGAGCCGTCTACAAGAAGCCACTCTCGACGGATGAGGTGTTTAAGGAGCTCGTCTCGCAACGGCTGGCACAG GGATTTCAACTGATCGTACTACCGGACAAGAGTGTCACCAATCCACCGCACGCACCGTGCTGCGGAGGGCACCTTCAGACCCCGTCCTACTTTTCAAGCGCTAGCAGCGTCCTGCGCCGTCAACCGCCGCAGGAAGCAACGAAGGAGTATCTGCTGTCGATCGGACGCATCTTCCATCGCATCACGCTTAGCGGTTCGGCCATCACGGTCACACGCTACCGGCCACG TCATCCCTATCCACCGATCAACGTTGACTATCGGTATCGCTTCCATGCACCGCAGCACGACACGTACGAGGTGAGCGGTGTGCACTTTACCACGGAGAAGCTGGAAAACTTTAACTGGAACTATATGGACCAGTACATTTGTACCCGCGGGGACACGGACTATCCGCTGCATGAG AACATGAAATACTGGCGCTACCGGATGTATCTCCTGCCGAAGGATGATCCAGCGATGAAGAAAATCCTCGACGGGACGGTGCGCCGCTGTGACATCTACCACGAGGACAGTCCCTTCCCGCCGGAGCGGCAGATCTGCAACGATTTTGTGCGCTTCGTCGAGGCGCATCTGAACAAGATTAAAAAGCTCCAGCCGGCCAAGAAAGCGCGG GGTTGTCCGCATCAAACGCACCTTACCAGACGACGCCACAGTACCAGCATCCTGTCGAGGCCACCACCAAATCAG GTAACGGCGCCCCAACCGTTCCGCGATCGTGTCTTCAGCAACCGTCTACCGGAGAAGTCAAG CATTCTCACGCGAACCGGCTCCAAGGTGCTGGACAAAAGTGGCAGTGCTGTGCAGGCTCCTTCGCCCGTCGGTACGGGTGCGATCGGTACCGGCACGGCCACCAGCAATGGCACAACATACGCCACGGGCAATGGTCCTGCCACGCCCAACACACCCGGCATCCCAtcgccgatgatgatgaacgtCAGCTCGGTCGGTGGACGAACGACGGTGGATGGTATTCCGCTGTCCACGCTTAATACGGCCGGCACCGAGCAGGGTCTGCTCGAGGATGGTGATGATTTTGGCGGCGAGGGAGGCAAGCTGAAGCCGACCGCCACGCTGCAAGAAATCTTTGACGCGCTGCGCCACCCGGCACACGGCGTGGGGTTCCTGGCGCCGGCCCAGAGCATGCCGTCGTGCACGTTCGTGTCGTACGATGCGATCAACTGGCTGCAGAATCGCATCGAGGGTCCGTGCAAGCCGGTGGAGATACTGGAAGAAATGAGACG CAATCGTTTGATCTGTCACGCGTCTGGCGACTTTAACAAACCGGTCCTGCCCGGCTTCTGTCTGTACTACATCGTCCGGCAGGATAGGGATTCGCCCGAGTACGTACCGCCGCTCGGCGATCTGGCCGCGTTCGAGAACGAGTGGATGGAGGTGGAGATCCGCCATCCCGATCTGACGCGCCCAGTCGATCCGCACGATCGCGGTGTGCCGACGTTTCTGCGCGAATCGATCGCCCGAccggacgaggacgacgatgacggGCAGCTGCTGTACAAGCAGACGCATCTCGAGATCGACGTCGGCTCCAAGTCGGACCGAACCGAGTGGGGCCATGCCCGCTACCATCAGCGCATGGTGCCGGGGCACGCGTACGAGATCGTCGTCCAGTGGATTACCGCCTCCGGGCCGATCGTGTACGATCTCATCTACGGCTGGTGCCGGAAGGCGCAACCGTGCGGCTTCCAGCTCGTCACCTTTCCGGCGGATCCGCTGGCGGAACCGTTCACGGAAAAGTCGGACCCACTGCGCGGCCCCATCTTTGTGCCGCTCGACATCGACTGTCTGAAGCAGCATCGGAGCTGCCTGTTCCAGGAGTTCCCGAAGGAGACGTGGCCGACACGGTTGCTACTCTTCCAGGAAGCGATCGTACGGCGGTTCGGGTTTATGCGCTGCACGGTGGAAACGAAGACGGGCTCGAATCAGGTATCGCTCGACCATCAGTACGTGCACTGTAGTGGGAACATGTTCCTGCAGGTGCCGAACCCGAACGTGGGTGGGATGCGGTCCACCCGCCAGCGGCTCGCGTCCGGTGGGAGCAACTTTAAGAAACCGATCGCCTTCATCAACCGCTACTCGGCGTCGTACGAATCGCAGATGGTGGCGGCACCGTCCGGGCACGAACCGTCCTACATTACGCGGCACGTGACGGGCGCGAAGGGCAGTGCGAAGGACGAGGGCGGTGAGGTGATGCGGCGGACCGGGTTCCTGTGGTCCTGGAACCACATGATACCGAACAAGAAGTGGAAATCGCTCGTCATCGCCCAGACGGACGATCTGTTTCAGCTGAAGATGTTGCGCGACTTTAAGGAGTTTTGTGCGAACGCGGACCAGCGGCTGGTCAGCTTCTGGGAGTCGTGCTGGGAGCTGAAGGAGAAAGCGTCACTCGAACGTACCTGA